The DNA sequence GTCTTATCAACCCTGAAATCAAAATCCTGAAAACCGAGATCTGCGAAGCCGCTTAGTTTTGGAAACCAACTGGATCTTGTCAGCTGATACACATTTTCATTGATCTCTTTAGCCTGATTCAGCTTCTGCAATTCTTCCCTGTTTTCTGTATTTTCCGAGAGCAATTCTGTCGGAATTTCTATAATTTCATCGGTTTCAATCTCAGTATCCAGCTTCTGATTCAACAGAAAATTAAAGTAAGACTGGGCATTTTTGCTTGTATTGATGGCGGTTTCGAGATTAGCCTGAATTCTTGTTACTTCATTATCACTTCTCAGTACTGCTGTACGATTGATTTTGTCATTCTTAAAAAGCGCTCTGTTCACTCTCTGATTTTCCTTCACCATCGATAAAGCATTCTGATAAATTCTGATACCTTCTAAAGATTGCAAGTATTTATAGTATGCAATCTTGATATCCTTTACCAATTCGCGCCGGTAAATTTCCAGTTCAATTTTTTGTAAACCCGCTTGCTGTGTTTTAATCTTTTTGTTGTAAATAATCTCATAATTCAAAAGCGGCATTGTCGTATGAAGCTTTATGTCATAGAAATTATTAGGATTAATCAACACCGACTGATTCTCCAGCGAAGGAAAAGCGTTGGAATTGGTGATCTGATTCAAGGTGCTGTACACAGGATTCAGCATATCCCCGATGGGAATATCAATCGTTCTTCCACCGTCGGCAATCGTGTAATTGGTTATTAAAGCTACCGAAGGTGAAAACAGTGACTTAGCTTCCTGTAAAGCATACAGGCTTTTATTGATATCAAAATTTCTTTGTTTGATAACTTCATTATTTTCAAGACCGATTTCGATGTATCGATCAAGGTTAGTTTGGGAATATGTGATGCATCCTAAACAAATCAGTAATAACATTGACAGTTTTTTCATTTAAATACATTGTTTATAATTTGAACATTGTTCATTTTTTAGACAAAAAAATTTATAGCTTTTCCAGCATTTTCAAAAATTCGTTATACCCTTCCGTCATAATGGTGTCCGGACTGCTGAATTTTACACCTTTTGTTCTTTGGCGGATTTCCAGACAGCACATACCGTGCACAAGACTCCAGATCAAAAAAGATAATGCTTCTGAGTTATGCTCCTTAAAATGACCTTCTTGCATACAATCTTCCACCGTCTTTTTAACATACCCAAAAGTTTCATTTCCTTCAGACCACAGCTGATTTTTCTGTGTTTCAAGATAATCCATTGGTGCTCTCAGGTTGAACATAAGATCATACATCTCAGAATTTTCCATTGCAAACTTCATGTAGACAAATCCCATTTTTCGAAGCCTCAATAACGGATCTTCTTCACTGACTAAATCTCTGAAGTATCCACCCAATTCCTGAAATCCTATGGAATGCAGATCATGAAAAATAGCATTCTTATCTTTAAAATAAACATAAACAGTACCTACACTGTAATTTATTTCATCAGCAATATTTCTTATGGTGGTATACTCTATTCCTTTTTCCACAAAAAGTCTTTTTGCACCATTAAGAATGAGTAATCTTAAAGCTTCCTTTTCTTTTTGTTTTCTTTCACTTATGCTCATAAAATAATTTTACTATGCAAAGATATAATTATTTTTTGAACGTTGTTCATTTTAATTATACTTATCGGTATTTTTGTTCGTTTTATTAAATTCAAATATCTAAAAAGTGTGTCAAAATAAAGCTCTATATTCCTTGTAAATACCTATTTACTTGAATTGGTTAAATAGAAATTACTGGATAAAAAAAGCTTTGTAATTCTTGTTTTATTTGGATCAAACGAACCAAATCATGAATAAAAGTGTTTGAAGATACGCTCACTAAAAGCCAAATGGCGCTACTTATTAAGACAAGTGGCGCCATTTTTATTTATTTCGATAACACTATTTGCTATGCAATAACATACCCATATCTTCAGTTCTTTCAATGTTTTTAAAAACCAAACATACCACCGGAAACGCTTATTTGCTCTCCTGTAATCCAGGCTGCATCATCAGAAGCCAAAAATACGGCAGCTTTCGCAATATCTTCCGGCTGACCTCTACGGCCAAGTGGTGTATTGGCAACAAACATTTTTTCATAATCACTGCCTTTGGTAACACCAGCACTAACTGCACCTTCTGTTTCTGTAGCGCCTGGCAAAATAGAATTAATACGAACGTTTTTTACACCCAGTTCTTTCGACAAAGAAATCGTTATTGCATCTAATGCTGCTTTTGTTGAAGAATATAACGATACTCCCGCCATCGGCGATTTGCTTGCACCCGAACTGATATTAATGATATTGCCGCCTTTATCTCCAAACAGCTTTAAAGATGCTTGGATAGTCAATATAGAACCCAAAACATTGACATTGAAATGCTTATAAAAAGCTTCTGTCGATACCTGTTCGATAGGTAAAAATTGTTGAAAAACCGCATTGTTTACCAAAATATCTAAGGTTCCGAAAGTTTTTTTAGTTTCTTCAAACAACCTGTTCACATCAGCTTCATTAGATACATCGGCCTGTACTGCAATGGCTATGCCTCCATGATCTGTTATCTCCTTTACTACACTATCCGCTGCTTCTTTGCTTGAAGCATAATTTACAATGACTTTTGCACCTTCATGGGCAAAATGTTTTGCGATTGAAGCACCTATTCCTTTTGCTGCACCAGTTACTACTGCTACTTTGTTTTTTAATTTACTCATTACTTTTTTGTTTGTTAATATCCTTCAGATTTTTGTTCTGAAGCTTATACAAAGATGCAACCCTGTGATGAAGCGTTGGTTGACATACATCATTAAGTAAGCTTGATATGGGTCAAGTCAGGTTGATGACCCAAATCAAAATAAGCTCATAACCAATTGTAATACTGTAAATTAAAATATTATTAAAAACACCCGGGAAACAAAACCAGCCAAGATCAAAACGGCATAAAATCCTTTTTAGCCTTATTTTTTATTCGAGCAAAATATTTTTTTAAGTAGGGAATTTGCTGAGAAAACAGCTTGAAAAACCACTTAGTCTTAATATGAAAACCTATGTAATATGATTGATATCAAATGATGAATTTAGAATTGCTATATTTTACGTGATTTCCTAGCTGATTATTATGAAAAGTTCTCATTCGGGGAAAAATCTTATGTATAATCTCCAATTTAATTAGTCGACATTCATCATGAATTATACGCTTAATATAAAAAGAATTTATTTTAAAAAGTTTTTCTTTATCCTGCTCAAAGTTTCTGGCGATAAACCCAGATATGAAGCAATCATGTTCTGCGGAAACCGTTGCAGGAAATGAGGATAACTTCTGATCAGTTCTTCATAACGTTCTTCAGCTGTATAGCTATTTGAGGCCAGCATTCTTTTTTGAGCTGCAATAGCGTAATTTTGATTGATTACATTCGTCATCGCTGAAAAGGCGGGAATATGCTTTAGAAACTGTTCAATTTCAGCATTGGTTGACTGTAGTATCTCAAGTGGCTCCAGTGCTTCAATATTAAAACGGCTTGGGGTCAACAGAAAAAAGCTTTCAAAATCGGCCAGCCACCAATTTTCCACAGATAGCTTCAGTACGTGTTCATTTCCCTTATCATCTACCGCAAAGGTTCTGGCAGATCCTTTCACAATAAACCCAATGTATTTGCATACATCTCCTTCCTGTAAAAAATATTGTCTTTTTCGAAGTTTTTTAGGCTTGAAATATGCCATCAACAAACGCTTGTCGTCTTCTGAAAGCAATTTGCCCGATATTTTTTCTATGTAATCGAAAAACACTGGAAAATCAGACATCGTTTAAGTAATTTATTGCAATTTACTTAAACTATCTAATAAGAAAAAAATAAATATTTTAAATTGGAGCTAAATAGATCAGAGAACTGATAAATGGTTTGTCAAAAGATCATCACATAATTCACGTGGGTGATTCAAAAATCTTTAATTTTGTCAATAGATTCTTTCCGAAAATAGCATTTAATATCATTAATCCAAAAAAGAGTCATCAATTTTTAAAAAATTAAAAATGAAAGCATACATTATAAACAAATACACCAAAGATGGTCTTCAGCTTGCAGATGTTCCGACCCCAAGAGTTGGTGACAATGACGTTTTGGTAGAAGTTCATTCAGCGAGTTTAAATCTTTTGGATTCTAAAATCAAAAAGGGAGAATTCAAATTGTTATTACCATACAAGTTTCCATTGATCTTGGGTCATGATGTTGCAGGAATAGTTACACAGGCTGGAAAAAATGTGACGAGATTTAAAGTTGGTGATGAGATTTATTCGAGAGTATCAGATTTTCACATCGGAACTTTTGCTGAATATATTTCCATTAACGAAAATGATGTAGCGCTCAAACCAAGAAACCTAACGATGGAAGAAGCTGCCTCTATTCCATTGGTGGCATTGACTGCCTGGCAAGCATTGGTTGAAAATGCGAATTTGAAGAAAGGACAGAAAGTGTTCATCCAGGCAGGATCAGGTGGTGTGGGAACCATAGCGATTCAATTGGCAAAACATTTGGGAGCTACTGTCGCAACTACCGCAAGTGCAAAAAGTTTCGAGATATTGAAGAATTTAGGGGCAAATGTTCTGATTGACTACAAAACACAGGATTTTGAAACAATGCTTAAAAATTACGATGTTGTACTCAACAGTCAGGATAATAAAACATTAGAAAAATCAATCAACATATTAAAACCAGAAGGTAAGGTCATTTCCATTTCTGGTCCGCCACCGCCGGAGTTTGCAAACGAAATTGGATTGCCTTGGTATTTGAAGATTGTATTATCATTACTTAGTTTAAGCATCAGAAGAAAAGCGAAAAAACATAATGTAGATTTCTTTTTTCTCTTTATGAAAGCGAGTGGAAGTCAACTTGAGAAAATAACCAAGTTAATTGAAGCTGATGTTATCAAACCCGTAATTGACAAGATTTACTCTTATGAACAGACCAATGACGCTTTGAAATATGTTGAAAGTGGACGCGCGAAAGGAAAGGTTGTAATAAAAATGAAATGACTCCATCCGGCAAAAAGAAAAATCTTTTTGCCATCTCTTAATAGGTAATTGTATATAACCTGCCGATTGGTATATAGATCAGGTTAATTACCTTCTCTTATTACAAAATCTGAATAAATTTTATATTCAAAAAGGACCACAGTCCTTATATTTTGATAATCTTGTTAATCTAATAGAAATTACTTGACAAAAATGAGCTTTATGATTTTTGCTTAATTTGGCTTAAGCGAACCAAATCATCTATAAAAGCATTTGAAGATACACTCGTACAGGCCACTTAAAGAGATAATTATTTAATAGTTGTCTTTCTTTATGTCCACTATGTGACGGATATTTCCCCTGCAGTAATGAATCGTAATATTTGTAGTTCCACCACAATAACAATTGAAACTATTTTTAAAAGATCTGTAAAAATTTCTGAAATAGATTACTTATATCCTATTTTTACAAAAAAGATTACCATGGACAAATTAAGTTTTCTGGAAGTTATTGCTGTGATTGCCGTTTTTGTATCGCTGCTGCTTTCCGTGTTTTTGTTAACGGTAAAAACAGAAAGAAAACTTGAGAGCAGATTATTTGCAGCGTTCCTTATCATTAATGCTATTGATATCAGCGGAATTTTCATGCACTTTTTTGTGGAGAGTTATAATCTGAAAGCTTTCAAAATATCTGCTTACTTATTGGTAATGCCTCTTTTCTATCTGTATGTGAATGCCGTTTGTTATTCTGATTTCACCTTAAAAAGAAAGCATTTACTGCATCTTATCCCTTTCATTGTTGCTAATTTAATTTTAGTTCCAAGACTTTATCTTGCAGAAGGTGCCGTAAAAGAAGATTTCTTTACAACGATGTGGAACTCCCCTGAAATGTTTGTATATCAACTCATCGGGGAACTGCAGTTTTTCTTTTATATCGTTGGCGTATTCATGATCCTCAAAAAAAACAAGAAGATTTATCTTGAAAACTACACCAATCCCAACACCTTGTTATACCAATGGCTGTTTCAGCTTACCATCATTTTCCTATTCATCCATATATGTATTATTTTTAAAAATATAATACGATATACCACATACAACGATCTGTTTATCTGGCTGCATATTCTGGCAGGAACTTCCTTTTTATTGGCTGCCTGTTGGTTTATCTTAAAGGCTTTAAATTATCCTGAGCTTTTTCGCAGAATTGATTCTACCCTACAACTGACAGAAGATTTTGTAGAAACACTGGAAACTGAAAATAAAACTGACGAAACAAAAAATATTCAGATCGAACAGCTTAAAAAATTTATGGTTGAAAAAGAACCTTTCTTAGAGCCTTCATTAACAATTCAGGAACTGGCAGATCAGGTGAATATTCCTGTTCGTGAGCTGTCTGTATTAATTAACCATCACCTCAATCAGCACTTTTTTGATTTTGTGAATGAATACCGCGTTAAAAAAGCAATGACTCTTCTGAAAGATTCTACCAAAAAAGAATATACGGTGCTAGAAATTTTATATGAAGTAGGTTTTAATTCAAAATCTTCTTTTCATACTTCATTTAAAAAATATACGAACCAAACACCAATAGCGTTCAGAAACAGCTGATAATTAAATAATTGCAAATAATC is a window from the Chryseobacterium indologenes genome containing:
- a CDS encoding TolC family protein, whose translation is MKKLSMLLLICLGCITYSQTNLDRYIEIGLENNEVIKQRNFDINKSLYALQEAKSLFSPSVALITNYTIADGGRTIDIPIGDMLNPVYSTLNQITNSNAFPSLENQSVLINPNNFYDIKLHTTMPLLNYEIIYNKKIKTQQAGLQKIELEIYRRELVKDIKIAYYKYLQSLEGIRIYQNALSMVKENQRVNRALFKNDKINRTAVLRSDNEVTRIQANLETAINTSKNAQSYFNFLLNQKLDTEIETDEIIEIPTELLSENTENREELQKLNQAKEINENVYQLTRSSWFPKLSGFADLGFQDFDFRVDKTSRYYFAGLSLEWNIFSGNKNKYKLKQVDEESKKLDSQINNAKQQLLLQFQVSQNNLKSALEQYESDSKQKETATKYNDDVTKLYKEGLAIYIELLDAQNQVVNTQLNTNIALYNSWIAFAELERANATFNLNQ
- a CDS encoding TetR/AcrR family transcriptional regulator; amino-acid sequence: MSISERKQKEKEALRLLILNGAKRLFVEKGIEYTTIRNIADEINYSVGTVYVYFKDKNAIFHDLHSIGFQELGGYFRDLVSEEDPLLRLRKMGFVYMKFAMENSEMYDLMFNLRAPMDYLETQKNQLWSEGNETFGYVKKTVEDCMQEGHFKEHNSEALSFLIWSLVHGMCCLEIRQRTKGVKFSSPDTIMTEGYNEFLKMLEKL
- a CDS encoding SDR family NAD(P)-dependent oxidoreductase; amino-acid sequence: MSKLKNKVAVVTGAAKGIGASIAKHFAHEGAKVIVNYASSKEAADSVVKEITDHGGIAIAVQADVSNEADVNRLFEETKKTFGTLDILVNNAVFQQFLPIEQVSTEAFYKHFNVNVLGSILTIQASLKLFGDKGGNIINISSGASKSPMAGVSLYSSTKAALDAITISLSKELGVKNVRINSILPGATETEGAVSAGVTKGSDYEKMFVANTPLGRRGQPEDIAKAAVFLASDDAAWITGEQISVSGGMFGF
- a CDS encoding Crp/Fnr family transcriptional regulator, with amino-acid sequence MSDFPVFFDYIEKISGKLLSEDDKRLLMAYFKPKKLRKRQYFLQEGDVCKYIGFIVKGSARTFAVDDKGNEHVLKLSVENWWLADFESFFLLTPSRFNIEALEPLEILQSTNAEIEQFLKHIPAFSAMTNVINQNYAIAAQKRMLASNSYTAEERYEELIRSYPHFLQRFPQNMIASYLGLSPETLSRIKKNFLK
- a CDS encoding NADP-dependent oxidoreductase produces the protein MKAYIINKYTKDGLQLADVPTPRVGDNDVLVEVHSASLNLLDSKIKKGEFKLLLPYKFPLILGHDVAGIVTQAGKNVTRFKVGDEIYSRVSDFHIGTFAEYISINENDVALKPRNLTMEEAASIPLVALTAWQALVENANLKKGQKVFIQAGSGGVGTIAIQLAKHLGATVATTASAKSFEILKNLGANVLIDYKTQDFETMLKNYDVVLNSQDNKTLEKSINILKPEGKVISISGPPPPEFANEIGLPWYLKIVLSLLSLSIRRKAKKHNVDFFFLFMKASGSQLEKITKLIEADVIKPVIDKIYSYEQTNDALKYVESGRAKGKVVIKMK
- a CDS encoding helix-turn-helix domain-containing protein, with protein sequence MDKLSFLEVIAVIAVFVSLLLSVFLLTVKTERKLESRLFAAFLIINAIDISGIFMHFFVESYNLKAFKISAYLLVMPLFYLYVNAVCYSDFTLKRKHLLHLIPFIVANLILVPRLYLAEGAVKEDFFTTMWNSPEMFVYQLIGELQFFFYIVGVFMILKKNKKIYLENYTNPNTLLYQWLFQLTIIFLFIHICIIFKNIIRYTTYNDLFIWLHILAGTSFLLAACWFILKALNYPELFRRIDSTLQLTEDFVETLETENKTDETKNIQIEQLKKFMVEKEPFLEPSLTIQELADQVNIPVRELSVLINHHLNQHFFDFVNEYRVKKAMTLLKDSTKKEYTVLEILYEVGFNSKSSFHTSFKKYTNQTPIAFRNS